Proteins found in one Caloramator mitchellensis genomic segment:
- the lgt gene encoding prolipoprotein diacylglyceryl transferase, translating into MHPILFKIGPVTIYTYGFLMAVAILSAILITVKRGEKRGFSKDSIYDIAFYGIIGGIVGAKLLYIIAEAPTLFKNPKAIIYMLTSGFVVYGALIGGVLAAYIYCKVKGLNFIRYFDLTAPAIAFAQGIGRIGCLGAGCCYGRETNSIFGIVFKISPFAPNGVKLIPTQIISSIGNFAFFLILIWFAKKERKDGQVAGLYMILYSVGRFIIEFFRGDFRGNVGMLSTSQFISIIIFIIAIKFLKK; encoded by the coding sequence TGCATCCAATATTATTTAAAATAGGACCAGTTACAATTTACACATATGGATTTTTAATGGCGGTTGCCATTCTATCAGCCATTTTAATAACCGTCAAAAGAGGAGAAAAAAGAGGATTTTCAAAGGACAGCATTTACGACATAGCCTTTTACGGAATAATAGGCGGTATTGTAGGGGCAAAGCTTCTTTATATAATAGCAGAAGCACCAACCCTTTTTAAAAACCCAAAGGCAATAATATATATGTTAACAAGCGGCTTTGTAGTTTACGGGGCACTTATCGGTGGAGTCCTTGCAGCTTACATATACTGCAAAGTAAAGGGGCTAAACTTTATAAGATACTTTGACCTTACAGCACCCGCGATTGCATTTGCACAGGGCATAGGAAGAATAGGATGCCTTGGAGCAGGCTGCTGCTATGGACGAGAAACCAACTCAATATTCGGTATAGTATTTAAAATTTCACCCTTTGCACCAAACGGGGTAAAACTAATCCCAACGCAAATTATATCCAGCATAGGGAACTTCGCCTTCTTTCTAATACTCATATGGTTTGCAAAGAAAGAGAGAAAAGACGGACAAGTAGCAGGCCTTTACATGATTTTATACAGCGTTGGAAGATTCATAATAGAATTTTTCCGCGGCGACTTCCGTGGAAATGTGGGCATGCTCTCAACTTCACAGTTCATAAGCATAATAATATTCATCATTGCAATAAAATTTCTCAAGAAGTGA